One genomic segment of Vibrio nitrifigilis includes these proteins:
- a CDS encoding PEP-CTERM sorting domain-containing protein, with protein MFKTLTIAACLSIAGMANATSCDSRSPLFDQYYQPHQTESSVTTTSVSITNSDNNMPSNHRQFWSQSDREQAFNAIDQGERVIPTDNAWACGHDQPRTVSTSTLSFPSIPHRDFPPMHRPHPHVTPVSDPDTQTVETPEPGTLGTMLLGLVLCGFIVRQRKHRGNNPSLSLASM; from the coding sequence ATGTTTAAAACGTTAACTATTGCAGCTTGTTTATCCATTGCAGGAATGGCAAATGCTACGTCATGCGATAGTCGCTCTCCATTATTCGACCAATATTATCAACCCCATCAGACAGAAAGTAGTGTAACTACAACATCTGTATCCATCACAAACTCTGACAACAACATGCCATCTAATCATCGCCAATTTTGGTCTCAATCTGATAGAGAACAAGCATTTAATGCGATTGACCAAGGAGAACGTGTTATCCCGACAGATAACGCTTGGGCATGTGGACATGATCAACCTCGAACCGTCAGTACCAGCACGCTCTCATTTCCTAGCATTCCTCATCGAGATTTTCCGCCGATGCATCGCCCTCACCCCCATGTCACACCCGTTTCAGATCCGGACACACAAACCGTAGAAACCCCAGAACCCGGTACGTTAGGCACAATGCTATTAGGATTGGTCTTGTGTGGTTTTATTGTTCGCCAACGAAAACATCGTGGCAATAATCCATCACTCTCTCTCGCCTCAATGTAA
- a CDS encoding mismatch-specific DNA-glycosylase, with protein MLDDILDHHLNIVFCGTAAGAVSAKRNQYYAGPGNKFWPTLYKIGLTPRLLSPSEYRSVGQYGIGLTDVVKGQSGSDADIDFKRSNPQVLREKMLHYQPKILAFNGKKSAQVFLGKTRIALGLQTDMIGKTQLVVLPSTSGAANGFWQEATWFELAGLLDI; from the coding sequence ATGCTAGATGATATACTCGATCACCACTTAAACATCGTGTTCTGCGGCACTGCTGCTGGCGCAGTATCGGCTAAACGGAACCAATATTATGCGGGCCCAGGAAATAAATTCTGGCCAACGCTTTATAAAATAGGTTTAACCCCTCGTCTTTTGTCACCCAGTGAATATCGTTCGGTTGGGCAATATGGCATTGGCCTCACTGACGTTGTCAAAGGGCAATCTGGCAGTGATGCTGATATCGATTTTAAACGTTCAAACCCTCAAGTGCTTCGTGAGAAAATGTTGCATTATCAACCGAAAATATTGGCATTTAATGGTAAGAAATCGGCACAGGTATTTTTAGGTAAAACTCGAATAGCGCTGGGTTTACAAACAGACATGATCGGAAAGACGCAGCTAGTCGTACTGCCATCTACCAGTGGTGCAGCCAACGGGTTTTGGCAGGAAGCTACTTGGTTTGAATTAGCCGGTCTGCTTGATATTTAA
- the modD gene encoding ModD protein produces the protein MERVLTDQQLESLLADDAPFGDLTTSLLLAPKHSIHIELTARYDMTVSGVEEAARMFELKGATATVLVSSGDHCRAGDHILNASGNAHALFLVWKSAQVLIEWMSGVASCTASMVQNAKGMPIACTRKQVPNTKALSVKAIRSGGGIMHRLGSSESILVFAEHRQFSSLTPRAMLHQFDKKSPEHKPVVEVHSVEDAMSWLDAGVPVLQLDKFTPEQITVCRQFIQEHQLNTKLGIAGGVNPNNVVEFVAAGADFIVTSFPYYAKPKDVQVRFFEA, from the coding sequence ATGGAAAGGGTACTTACTGATCAACAACTTGAATCATTATTGGCAGATGATGCGCCGTTTGGCGACCTCACCACATCCCTGCTTCTTGCGCCTAAACATAGTATTCATATCGAGTTGACGGCTCGCTATGATATGACAGTTAGCGGTGTGGAAGAGGCGGCTAGAATGTTCGAGCTGAAAGGGGCGACTGCAACTGTATTGGTCTCATCGGGTGATCATTGCCGAGCGGGAGATCATATTCTAAATGCCTCTGGGAATGCTCATGCGCTCTTTTTGGTGTGGAAATCAGCTCAAGTATTGATTGAATGGATGAGTGGAGTTGCCAGCTGTACGGCGAGCATGGTGCAAAATGCCAAAGGGATGCCGATTGCTTGCACACGTAAGCAAGTGCCTAATACGAAGGCTCTTTCCGTTAAAGCGATTCGATCTGGTGGTGGAATAATGCATCGATTAGGCTCATCAGAGAGTATTTTGGTATTCGCAGAGCATCGGCAATTTAGCTCTTTAACGCCCCGCGCAATGTTACATCAATTTGATAAAAAATCACCAGAGCACAAACCTGTAGTTGAAGTTCACTCTGTTGAAGATGCGATGTCATGGTTGGATGCAGGAGTTCCGGTGCTCCAGCTGGATAAGTTCACTCCAGAACAAATCACGGTATGTCGGCAGTTTATTCAAGAGCATCAACTGAACACTAAATTAGGTATAGCGGGTGGTGTTAACCCCAATAATGTCGTAGAGTTTGTGGCTGCAGGTGCTGATTTTATTGTCACCTCTTTTCCTTACTACGCGAAACCTAAAGATGTCCAAGTACGCTTCTTTGAGGCTTAA
- a CDS encoding ketopantoate reductase family protein, protein MKFAMLGAGGIGCYYAARLIEAGHECILVARGNHLTALQQDGLHIDHADFHFDQPVTATDVAGLCRDHDSQSFHLLILGAKGGATQAMLAEMDDWLGTSSVPILSIQNGVTNEGLIEACVGRERTIGGLGIYISGHIVAPGKIKAQGAGQIDFGAWPTTALNPEMAQLCQQLSEVFTQAQIPNRLYDDVRYALWRKLVINNGVNPITALTDLKTGAVTQDPVLRKTVYTMMEETARAANAAGVPLKKADVDEMFDLICHFGDIKTSMQVDMEQGRHLEVHEICDPVIEYCRQTDEPAVTTELIARLLVNAATA, encoded by the coding sequence ATGAAATTTGCAATGCTTGGTGCCGGTGGTATTGGTTGTTATTACGCAGCGAGGCTGATTGAAGCGGGGCATGAATGTATTTTAGTGGCTCGAGGCAATCATTTAACTGCATTACAACAGGATGGGTTACATATCGATCACGCTGATTTTCATTTTGATCAGCCTGTAACAGCGACCGATGTGGCAGGCTTATGTCGAGATCACGATAGTCAGAGTTTTCATTTATTAATTCTCGGGGCAAAAGGCGGCGCAACTCAAGCTATGTTGGCTGAAATGGACGATTGGTTGGGCACAAGTTCAGTGCCAATTTTATCCATTCAAAATGGTGTGACCAACGAGGGATTGATTGAAGCGTGTGTTGGGCGAGAAAGAACGATTGGCGGATTGGGTATTTATATCAGTGGCCATATTGTTGCTCCGGGGAAAATCAAAGCTCAAGGTGCTGGGCAAATTGATTTTGGCGCTTGGCCAACAACGGCTTTAAACCCGGAAATGGCTCAATTATGTCAACAGCTTTCGGAGGTATTTACTCAGGCACAGATTCCTAATCGACTCTATGATGATGTGCGTTACGCGTTGTGGCGAAAGTTAGTCATTAATAATGGCGTGAACCCTATTACTGCGTTAACCGATCTTAAAACGGGTGCGGTGACTCAAGATCCGGTGTTACGTAAAACGGTTTATACCATGATGGAAGAGACGGCTAGAGCAGCCAATGCGGCAGGCGTGCCTTTGAAGAAAGCAGATGTGGACGAAATGTTTGATCTTATTTGTCACTTTGGTGATATCAAAACATCGATGCAGGTAGATATGGAGCAAGGGCGCCATTTAGAAGTCCATGAAATTTGTGACCCTGTGATTGAATATTGTCGCCAGACGGATGAACCCGCAGTCACAACGGAGTTAATTGCGAGATTACTAGTGAATGCGGCAACTGCTTAA
- a CDS encoding MFS transporter, producing the protein MNPTDGLPMPQRIGAIITIALGITMAVLDGTIANVALPSIATDLNTSAGASIWIVNGYQLVITMTLLSLSSLGEIIGYRRVYKVGLILFSGMSLGCALSDSLLTLTVARILQGFGAAALMSVNTALLRLIYPKSKLGRGMGINALVVAISAAAGPTVAALILSLASWPWLFAINVPLGIVAFTLAVKYLPANDTKGNRRFDGVSGVLNALTFGLFFIALTSFAQGENLTFVAIECIATLIIGTVFVRRQLSNPFPLLPIDLLRIPIFSLSICTSICSFCAQMLTMVSIPFYFQRTLGLSETETGFLLTPWPLATMITAPIAGRLIEKVHAGILGAIGLAVFSIGLFSLALLPTAPSYFEVAIRMAICGAGFGLFQSPNNHTIVSSAPRNRSGGASGMLGTARLVGQTSGTALVALMFNLFTTNGTHICLVTGGILAVIAAIISGLRYKA; encoded by the coding sequence ATGAACCCTACTGATGGCTTACCTATGCCACAACGCATTGGGGCTATCATCACTATTGCTTTAGGTATCACTATGGCGGTACTCGATGGAACCATCGCTAATGTGGCTCTACCTAGTATTGCTACAGACTTAAACACTAGTGCCGGCGCCTCTATTTGGATCGTCAACGGCTACCAATTAGTGATTACCATGACCTTACTTTCTCTCTCTTCATTAGGAGAAATTATCGGTTATCGCCGTGTATATAAAGTAGGGTTAATCCTGTTTTCAGGAATGTCGCTCGGCTGTGCCTTATCAGATTCACTGCTTACCTTAACCGTTGCTCGTATTCTACAAGGCTTTGGGGCGGCGGCTTTAATGAGCGTCAATACAGCATTATTGAGGCTTATTTATCCGAAATCTAAGTTAGGACGAGGAATGGGCATTAATGCCCTAGTCGTCGCGATATCGGCAGCAGCAGGTCCAACGGTAGCGGCTCTAATTTTATCGTTGGCATCATGGCCATGGTTATTCGCGATTAATGTACCGCTAGGGATCGTTGCTTTTACGTTAGCAGTCAAATACCTGCCTGCAAATGACACGAAAGGCAATCGCAGATTTGATGGTGTCAGCGGTGTATTAAATGCGTTAACGTTCGGATTGTTTTTTATTGCCCTGACCAGCTTCGCCCAAGGTGAGAATTTAACCTTCGTCGCTATAGAATGTATTGCAACATTGATCATTGGCACCGTTTTTGTTCGCCGCCAACTGAGTAACCCTTTTCCTTTACTGCCCATCGATCTACTTCGAATCCCTATTTTCTCTCTCTCTATTTGCACGTCAATCTGTTCCTTCTGCGCGCAAATGCTGACCATGGTCTCCATACCGTTTTATTTCCAGCGTACGCTTGGGCTGAGTGAAACAGAAACAGGATTTCTCTTAACTCCCTGGCCATTAGCCACCATGATCACCGCCCCCATTGCTGGGCGATTAATCGAAAAAGTTCATGCGGGGATATTAGGCGCTATCGGCTTAGCGGTGTTTTCTATTGGGCTGTTCTCGCTCGCATTGCTACCCACCGCACCAAGTTACTTTGAGGTGGCAATTCGAATGGCCATTTGCGGGGCAGGATTCGGCCTATTTCAATCGCCCAATAATCACACGATCGTGAGTTCTGCTCCGCGTAACCGAAGTGGGGGAGCAAGTGGTATGTTAGGTACTGCAAGATTAGTCGGGCAAACATCTGGTACCGCTTTAGTAGCGTTGATGTTTAACTTATTCACCACCAACGGAACCCATATCTGCCTTGTCACTGGGGGGATATTAGCGGTCATTGCTGCCATTATCAGTGGCCTGCGCTATAAAGCCTAG
- a CDS encoding carboxymuconolactone decarboxylase family protein, producing the protein MEQSYTEFNRHKKKLTAAYGKASPDVMAGFRHLQQEALKEGALSTKQKELIALGIAIAVRCDGCIGAHVAGAIHQGATKQELVETIDVALLMGGGPSIVYGSEAYAAVEELLGE; encoded by the coding sequence ATGGAACAATCTTATACAGAATTTAATCGTCATAAGAAGAAACTGACAGCAGCGTACGGTAAGGCGAGTCCGGATGTCATGGCGGGATTTCGTCATTTACAGCAAGAAGCGCTCAAAGAAGGGGCGTTAAGTACGAAACAAAAGGAACTGATCGCGCTTGGTATTGCTATTGCAGTTCGATGTGATGGGTGTATCGGAGCTCATGTTGCGGGTGCAATACATCAAGGCGCGACCAAGCAAGAGTTAGTTGAAACCATCGATGTGGCATTATTAATGGGTGGCGGCCCTTCCATTGTTTATGGGTCTGAAGCCTATGCAGCGGTTGAAGAATTGCTAGGTGAATAA
- the zigA gene encoding zinc metallochaperone GTPase ZigA, with translation MQLEHSHKLPVTVLSGFLGAGKTTVLSHILNNRQSRKVAVIVNDMSEINIDRSIVEHEVSLNRSEEKLVSMSNGCICCTLREDLLQEVSKLAHEGKFDYLVIESTGISEPLPVAETFTFEDDNGDSLSNVAQLDTMVTVVDAVNFFNDYEEAKSLQATGESLGEDDERRVTDLLIDQIEFANIILLSKTDLVSTEQVKKLTAIIRTLNTDAEIVPISQGYIDVNKVLGTGLFDFEKAAQSPGWLKEMRGEHVPETEEYGISSFPYTARKPFHPQRFYDFLNSLQTNRQLIRSKGYFWLASRTGYVGQWSQAGGVSRHGFVGLFWKAVPKQYWPTDADSLKSINDIWVEPFGDMRQELVFIGQNLDQAMLTEQLNHCLLTETEMYNADWEALPDPYPAWGN, from the coding sequence ATGCAATTAGAACATTCCCACAAGTTACCCGTTACTGTTCTATCTGGTTTTCTTGGCGCTGGTAAAACAACGGTATTAAGTCATATTCTCAATAATCGACAAAGCCGCAAAGTCGCAGTAATCGTTAACGATATGAGTGAAATCAATATCGACAGATCAATTGTCGAACACGAAGTTTCACTGAATCGAAGTGAAGAAAAATTGGTTTCAATGAGTAACGGTTGTATCTGCTGCACGTTAAGAGAAGACTTACTACAAGAGGTAAGTAAACTGGCTCATGAAGGGAAATTTGACTATCTTGTTATTGAATCAACGGGCATTTCCGAACCCCTCCCGGTAGCAGAAACGTTTACATTTGAAGATGATAATGGTGATTCGCTGTCAAATGTTGCACAGCTCGACACTATGGTCACGGTTGTTGATGCGGTAAATTTCTTCAATGATTATGAAGAAGCCAAATCACTACAGGCAACCGGTGAATCACTTGGCGAAGACGATGAGCGCCGTGTTACCGATCTCCTCATTGATCAAATTGAATTTGCCAACATTATTTTGCTTAGCAAAACCGATTTGGTGTCGACCGAACAAGTTAAAAAACTCACGGCGATTATCCGCACTCTGAATACAGACGCGGAGATTGTTCCGATCAGTCAGGGCTATATTGACGTCAATAAAGTGTTGGGGACTGGCCTATTCGATTTCGAAAAAGCCGCTCAATCTCCAGGTTGGTTGAAAGAGATGCGTGGCGAACACGTACCAGAAACAGAAGAGTACGGCATCAGCAGTTTCCCTTACACCGCACGTAAGCCATTTCATCCGCAGCGTTTTTATGATTTTCTCAATAGCTTGCAGACCAATCGCCAATTAATCCGTTCTAAAGGGTATTTCTGGCTCGCAAGCCGCACAGGTTATGTCGGGCAATGGAGTCAAGCTGGTGGTGTATCTCGCCATGGTTTTGTCGGATTATTTTGGAAAGCCGTACCGAAACAATATTGGCCAACAGATGCTGATAGCCTCAAATCAATCAACGATATTTGGGTAGAACCATTCGGCGATATGCGTCAAGAGCTCGTTTTTATCGGTCAAAATCTTGATCAAGCCATGCTCACCGAACAGCTCAACCACTGTTTGCTCACCGAAACAGAGATGTATAACGCTGATTGGGAAGCCTTACCTGATCCATATCCAGCTTGGGGCAATTAA
- a CDS encoding Fur family transcriptional regulator gives MTKIEHILNYAKDSCLTHGSHLTPKRKVILMGLIESGKALSAYELVDYCKENYSEVIPVMSVYRILEFFQQLHLVHRLHIVNKYVSCSHILDDDDNECSLFLICTKCNKVKEVHVDESMLRNLKNSINDSEFHVVTPQLELECECDECAEKDTQTRSSQKMNQDKR, from the coding sequence ATGACTAAGATTGAACACATTCTCAACTACGCTAAAGACTCATGTTTAACTCATGGTTCACACCTTACCCCAAAAAGAAAAGTCATTTTGATGGGGCTGATTGAATCAGGCAAAGCACTATCCGCCTATGAGTTAGTGGACTACTGCAAAGAAAACTATAGCGAAGTTATCCCTGTGATGTCGGTGTACCGAATTTTGGAGTTTTTCCAACAGCTTCATTTGGTGCACAGACTTCATATCGTCAATAAATATGTCTCATGTTCACATATCTTAGATGACGATGATAACGAATGTTCTCTGTTCTTAATCTGTACTAAGTGCAACAAGGTTAAAGAAGTTCATGTGGATGAGTCTATGTTGAGAAATTTAAAAAACAGTATCAATGACAGCGAATTTCACGTGGTTACACCGCAGCTTGAGTTGGAATGTGAATGTGATGAATGCGCCGAGAAAGACACACAGACCCGCTCTAGCCAAAAGATGAATCAGGACAAACGATGA
- the folE2 gene encoding GTP cyclohydrolase FolE2 has translation MNNLHPLPDITSADQAIQPATLQWVGMSGVAVPLYIPNSSGSSIPVSGKAELFVSLDKAEAKGIHMSRLYANLNDLLAQQELTQSALELFLFSMVESQAGISQNACFNVEFDLPLNKKALLSDKAGYQTYTVRLHVEKRQNVAQTRVELAIPYSSTCPCSASLSRQLLAQEIEQQFSTGNIDKEQLLQWIKSEQGTVATPHSQRSFAHIHLTFEDYHCPDLPTLIQHFEQVIGTPVQTAVKRQDEQAFAGLNAQNLMFCEDAARRLKNALEAMEQVSDYWFKVDHQESLHAHNAVAIDQKYPNK, from the coding sequence ATGAATAATCTACACCCGCTCCCCGATATTACTTCTGCTGATCAAGCAATTCAGCCAGCAACCCTACAATGGGTAGGCATGTCTGGGGTAGCTGTTCCGCTTTATATTCCAAATTCTTCAGGTTCCTCAATCCCCGTATCTGGCAAAGCCGAACTCTTTGTTAGCTTGGATAAAGCGGAGGCAAAAGGCATTCATATGTCGCGTTTATACGCAAACTTGAATGACCTATTAGCACAACAAGAGCTGACTCAATCTGCTTTGGAATTATTCCTTTTCTCTATGGTGGAATCTCAAGCAGGAATCAGCCAAAACGCATGCTTCAATGTTGAATTCGATCTACCACTGAACAAAAAAGCGCTCTTGAGTGATAAAGCAGGCTACCAAACGTACACCGTGCGTTTACATGTTGAAAAGCGTCAAAATGTAGCACAAACCCGTGTTGAACTCGCCATTCCATATTCGAGTACTTGCCCTTGTTCAGCCTCACTATCACGCCAATTGCTAGCACAAGAAATTGAACAACAATTCTCTACAGGTAACATTGATAAAGAGCAATTACTGCAATGGATTAAATCTGAACAAGGCACTGTTGCAACACCGCATAGCCAACGCTCTTTTGCTCATATCCATTTGACCTTTGAAGATTATCACTGCCCTGATTTACCAACACTGATCCAACATTTCGAACAAGTGATTGGGACACCTGTACAAACAGCGGTTAAGCGCCAAGATGAACAAGCATTTGCCGGGCTAAATGCCCAAAACTTGATGTTCTGTGAAGATGCAGCTCGTCGTCTTAAAAATGCTCTCGAAGCAATGGAACAGGTAAGTGACTATTGGTTCAAAGTGGATCATCAAGAAAGCTTACATGCGCATAACGCCGTTGCCATTGACCAGAAATATCCGAATAAATAG
- a CDS encoding DapH/DapD/GlmU-related protein — protein sequence MIRKNPSGQLPHISPKAFIDPTAIICGHVIIEDNVFVGPYVVIRADEVNAEGTMEPIIIKQDSNLQDGVVIHSKDGAAVTVGARSSIAHRSIVHGPCTVGDDVFIGFNTVIFNTHIGNGCVIRHNSVVDGMDLPEQFHIPPMTNIGPHFDLNSIEKVPPQYSEFSESVVSANNALVEGYKKISNEF from the coding sequence ATGATTAGAAAAAACCCATCAGGTCAATTGCCACATATTTCGCCTAAGGCTTTTATTGACCCAACCGCCATTATTTGTGGTCACGTCATTATTGAAGACAATGTATTTGTCGGACCCTATGTGGTCATTCGTGCTGACGAAGTGAATGCCGAAGGTACGATGGAACCTATCATCATTAAACAAGATTCAAACCTACAAGATGGGGTAGTGATTCATTCAAAAGACGGCGCTGCCGTAACGGTTGGGGCTCGAAGCTCTATCGCTCACCGCTCTATTGTGCACGGTCCATGTACGGTTGGCGATGATGTATTTATCGGTTTCAACACGGTGATTTTTAATACTCACATTGGGAATGGTTGCGTTATTCGCCATAACAGCGTTGTCGATGGTATGGATTTACCAGAACAATTCCATATACCGCCGATGACCAACATTGGCCCCCATTTTGATCTTAATAGTATTGAAAAAGTACCGCCTCAATATTCAGAATTTTCTGAATCTGTCGTGAGCGCTAATAACGCCTTAGTGGAAGGTTATAAAAAGATTTCTAACGAATTTTAG
- a CDS encoding DMT family transporter: MSWFYLVLAGLTEIGWPIGLKLAQSGTCKWLGIGMAIAFMVISGTLLFLAQKSIPMGTAYAVWTGIGAAGTFLVGILFYNDPTSMVRYMGVMLIMSGVVLLKFAH; encoded by the coding sequence ATGAGCTGGTTCTACTTGGTGTTAGCAGGATTAACTGAGATTGGATGGCCAATCGGATTGAAATTAGCTCAATCTGGTACATGTAAATGGCTTGGTATAGGGATGGCAATCGCGTTTATGGTAATCAGCGGTACTCTGTTATTTCTTGCTCAAAAATCAATTCCGATGGGAACTGCTTATGCAGTTTGGACTGGGATTGGTGCAGCAGGCACCTTTTTAGTTGGCATTTTATTCTACAACGATCCTACATCGATGGTGCGTTATATGGGAGTGATGTTGATTATGTCTGGTGTGGTGCTGCTGAAATTTGCCCATTAA
- a CDS encoding LysR family transcriptional regulator: MLSLEQVKMLVLSAELGSFSACARRMGKVQSAVSHGISSLEIDLGVELFDRSSRSPKLTAAGERLLRSAKTLLSQSDELERIADAIQRKEEGVLTIAIDDGLFIPEMSNLLPQLANKFPFLQLDLLTLASTDISHEVANGDVDLGIMFSEIEELKQVDFCYVGSVDYIAVCHPDFALASHPVISASDLVPYRQVAIRGRLKQESQSLISMSPKVWWCSSHHSALQLVQQKVGWAYLPEFLVETLIASGELHHLQVAFDYKPWSVPIDLVFKKGGPHGPAYQWLFDEIKAMYAKQ, from the coding sequence ATGTTGAGTTTGGAACAAGTTAAGATGCTCGTGCTTTCCGCAGAGCTCGGATCATTTTCAGCCTGTGCGCGACGGATGGGAAAAGTACAATCCGCAGTCAGCCATGGTATTAGTAGTTTAGAGATCGATTTAGGTGTCGAGCTTTTTGATCGCTCTTCCAGAAGCCCAAAGCTGACTGCTGCAGGTGAGCGCTTACTACGCAGCGCAAAGACTCTATTATCACAATCAGATGAGCTGGAACGCATCGCAGATGCTATTCAACGTAAAGAAGAAGGGGTACTCACTATTGCGATAGATGATGGATTATTTATTCCAGAGATGAGTAACCTTTTGCCGCAATTGGCCAATAAATTCCCTTTTCTTCAGTTAGACTTGCTCACCTTAGCATCGACAGATATTAGCCATGAGGTTGCCAATGGTGACGTCGATTTGGGCATTATGTTTTCCGAAATTGAAGAGTTGAAGCAAGTCGATTTTTGCTACGTTGGCAGTGTTGACTACATAGCAGTGTGTCATCCGGATTTTGCTTTAGCCTCACATCCGGTTATTTCAGCATCAGATTTAGTTCCCTACCGCCAAGTTGCGATTCGAGGAAGGCTGAAACAAGAGTCACAATCTCTCATCAGCATGTCACCGAAAGTATGGTGGTGCTCAAGCCATCACAGTGCACTGCAGTTAGTACAACAAAAAGTCGGTTGGGCATATTTACCTGAGTTTTTGGTTGAGACTCTTATTGCATCGGGTGAACTGCATCATCTGCAAGTCGCCTTTGATTATAAGCCGTGGTCGGTTCCTATCGATTTAGTGTTCAAAAAAGGGGGACCTCATGGACCAGCCTATCAATGGTTATTTGATGAAATAAAAGCCATGTACGCAAAACAGTAA